One window of the Solanum stenotomum isolate F172 chromosome 11, ASM1918654v1, whole genome shotgun sequence genome contains the following:
- the LOC125844842 gene encoding kiwellin-like, producing MSNLAFLSLIFTIFISTSNAISQCNGPCKTWDDCDGQLICINGKCNDDPNVGTKICKSSPPSVPSPTPTNTCRPSGTINCNGVHPIYRCSPPVTSSTPAQLTFNDFSEGGDGGGPSSCDGKYHNNNERIVALSTGWFAGRSRCGKMILIRANNGKTVTAKVVDECDSTMGCDAEHAFQSPCKNNIVDGSIAVWRALGLNTDLGIVPVTWSMV from the coding sequence ATGTCCAATCTAGCCtttctttcactaattttcaCCATTTTCATCTCCACTTCTAACGCCATTTCTCAATGTAACGGCCCTTGTAAAACATGGGACGATTGTGATGGTCAATTAATTTGCATAAACGGAAAATGTAACGATGATCCTAACGTTGGAACCAAAATTTGCAAAAGTAGCCCTCCTTCCGTCCCATCTCCAACTCCAACCAATACATGTCGTCCGTCTGGCACAATCAATTGCAACGGTGTACACCCAATATACCGTTGCTCGCCACCTGTCACCTCCTCAACGCCCGCTCAACTTACCTTCAACGACTTCAGTGAAGGCGGAGACGGGGGTGGTCCATCATCATGTGATGGGAAATATCATAACAATAATGAAAGAATAGTAGCATTGTCCACCGGATGGTTTGCAGGACGTTCGAGGTGTGGTAAAATGATACTAATTCGCGCTAATAACGGAAAGACCGTAACGGCTAAAGTGGTGGATGAATGTGATTCTACTATGGGTTGTGATGCGGAACATGCTTTTCAAAGTCCATGCAAAAATAACATAGTGGATGGTTCTATTGCTGTGTGGAGAGC